The sequence CCAGTGCTCTTTCATTTAACTGAGTGGTAGTGAAATGTAAACATTCTGTACACATTCTGTGACCAAGAGCTTTCAGAAGTGTGCAATTTAAATGATTACATGCACCTAAGGATTTTTTTTGTAATATACAAACTTCGTACATCCTTGTATCTTGCTGGCTAACACATGGGAATTATTAAACCTGGAATACATGGCGTTTGCATGAGTATACTAATTCTAAACACTTACTGTGATTGTTTTTCTTACCCACACTCAGGCTGTTTTTACTCCTTGACATAAAGCTACCCCAAACCCCACCACTCAAAAAATCACAGCTACCATATCCTGCTTGCTGATATAGTAGAATCAAGAGGCAAATGTGAATGGTTAGCCATTCCTGTTCTCAGATTCTAGTTATTTCAATGCAGTCCTCGCTGGGTTCAGCATGTCTTACCTATTGGAGTGTAATTTAAGAGTATAATTCTCAACACAGCAAGTTCTCTCAAAGGAGTACTCTTTGACGTAGATCACTGATGGTAGGAATAAGTACAGTGACTCCCTACATCAGATAAAAACTACTCACCATATCCTGCTTATATGCAACAAGCCTAACCTGTaagctattattttatttaactgcTTAAATATTACTTACAGCACTCTTAATTTGCTACAGATTTGTTGTATGATACACTTGTCCAGCTGCTTAACTTTCTATAACTACACTATAATATCCTTTGGCTTTATTATGGAATGCGAACTATACCTGCTATCTGTACAGTCTATAAAGCTGCTTTAATTACCACTGTAAGTTGTGTGTTGATGTCATCTGCTGAAGATGGTGGTAGCAAGCAAATTTCAGCTTTCCCATTCAGCAGAAAATAAGGTGTGAAAGTGAAGAAGGCCTCTTTCTTGATCCCAAGTTAGGAGGACTAGAGCTCTACAGTTATACACAATGCTTTGCTAAATACCAGGCATCTAACTCTGAACTTCCTGCTCTAGGCCCTATTGGAACTGGATGAAGATTTGGATAACTTAGACCTGGAGGATATTGATACTACCGATATTAATTTGGATGAAGAGATGTCCGACTGAGTCTTCTTAAAAATGACCAAATTTCTTATAAAATTGCTTATCCCTACACTCATTCATTTTTATACTTAAGTTGGGTAAACTAGGTAGGAACAGACATGTAAAGTGCATCAAAtaattcttttttctgttgtttagATATTCTTAGATGCTGTTGCAAATTCCTTGTTCCCAAATAAATGTCTTTACAGTTTTGCCTCCTTTTCAATGTCTTGACTACTAAGTATTGTACCTGCAAAATTATGATTTTAATGAAAAAGGTAGAATACTTACTTGAACAAGCCAGTTATCTTTTATCCTGTGTGATATACAGTGACAATATTTTATTTACGTTCTATGTACATTTTACTTCAGATATTACATGAAATGGACCATGTGAATTGTTTTACGATACTTCAGATTGAGGCAAATTTTCTTGATAAACCTGAAGTGCCAGTTCAATATATCCAGCTCTTTGTACTTCTGTCTTCACAAATGCctataacaaattaaaacatgaaTGAAGCAGCTTGGGAAAAATTCAAAACTTAAGTATGAAGCCATTGTTCTAACTtaattagaaattaagcaggTAAGCAGTTCTGACTTTCAACCTGGCCAGTTTTACAAGTCAGAACTTTGCTTACCTTCCTATGCTGCAACAAGTTACTTTCTTCTTGTCTTGAAGCTAGGTAAAGACAACTACTTTATGCTGTGTCACCCTACAATATTAATGCATTTTTCTAGGCTTTTTTGACATTCAAAAGCAGAAAACTATTAGATACCTTAATTAAATCTAATCCTTTGAGATCATGTTCTTGCGCTTCTCTTGCAGACTGGCAATCAGGATAGAGCATGTGATAAAGGGTAATCAAGCTTGTGGCATCATCTAACCTGGAAAAAGGTTCATTTATAATAAGTATCTAGGCATTCACATGAGGTAGCACAGCACTAAGATCTAGATTCACATCTGTTATTAACTAAATAGTAAATATAGATCAGCTCAGGAAAAAAGATTGCTCAAAATCAGCATTTTCAGGTCCAAACCACGGGACTTATATTGACCTGTATGGTTTTGTGACATTTGTAGTTCAGTTTTTCTATTTAGATACACAttaatcccaccttcatgcataCATTAGATGTTTCTGTTTAGGATTTTCTTTAAATTTTTAATAAGTTCCAAACCAAGCTTAATATGTCATTTACTTAGTACACAAGCTTGGGTAACTGACAGTGCTGTCCTATATAGAATTATCGTGGTCTAAATACCATTGTATGTGGATTGCATTGAGTTCTGTAGTTGGACATATCAGCTCAGgagtagtaaacctgtggtcctctagatgttcatggactataattcccatgagcccctgccaggctcatgggaattgtagtccatggacatctggaggaccacaggtttactacccctgccttagctccTGCAAAGACCTGTCAGATATGTGCACAAATTCCTATTGACATTATTTAAGCCACTTTCCATACCATTTATACCATTAATAACTCTGCCAGCTGATCTTCACCCTTAAGACATTGTATAAGATTCTCATCAGAATTAAGACTTGACAGCTGTGTAGGCCCTATCTGTAAGTTACTTGTAATTTGTTCAACTTAGTGCAGTATCATTTACTCCCAATGATAGTATTCATTAAAGAACTATAGTCTGCTACCAGTCCCAGGTTACTCAAGGCCATATATTGCTTCTGTATCCTGAGAAAAACCCTTCTTTAGAGGTGTAGATAGAGTTCAATGTTTACAGCCACACCTACGCACAAATGCTAAGGACAGCAATGAGACCAGAACACAGACAAAAATTAAAAGTAAGCATAGAAAAGTTAAACAATTGAGTCACACCAATCTATTAAGCACAAGACAGAAGCCCAAAGTTTATGTGAAATCCATTTACAGCATTGTTCctaatcacattttaaaagtagTACACCTGAAATGGCTTTTCATGAACCATTTAATACAATACTAACTACTGTAATAAACAAGTAACGTTTATGGAAATCCTTCTACATGTACATTTTTAACTTGTCAAGCATTACTTACAAATCCCGTTGAATCAGGTCTATCAGCAACCCATCTGTCCTCTTCATATTTACAAGATACCACACCATTCCTCCAAAGTGTCTCGTTGAACGCAGGTGGTCATACTTCACATGCTTATCAATGTCTTCATACGTACGATGGTGAATCTGCCCAAGAAAGAGTTGGAACATTAATGTCTGCTTTCTGGATTTAAATACATGTAGTTGTCTCTGTAATGACCCAAATACCCTTCTCCAATGTTAGGAACTCACCCTGATATAGTCAGGTGAATCCGGCTCAAATTGTATAAGGCAGCGATCAAGGAGCTCTTCATGACGGTCCTGACGAAACACCTCCTAAAAACAACAATTGTTGCTCTATTTCAATCCTCTTATTtctcaaaaaaacccaaacccaaatcaGTAAAAGCAACATCCCAGTTCCAGACAGCTAGATGACAGACTTCAACTGATCACTAAGGAAagttattgctttaaaaaatacactATTTTCCTTATGGATAAATTTTACTTGAAATTGGAAGTAAATTGTCACATTTGGGAACGTTCTAGTGACAAACTGATTTCAAAGCAGTTAAAGGGCATTGTGTTAATATGCTGTAAATCTGAATCTTTCATAGAGTTCAACTTAGTATTTGCCTAAGgttcttacttaaaaaaaaactaaactatTGGCCTTTAGGTAAAAATAGAACGAAAGCCACCAAacttattatttgttttatagcCCACCAAGCTAGCTCATGGTGAGTTACATATTTAAAAgcctcacaataaaaccccaataagatAAAATTATCTCTCCCTGGCAGTGAAAAtaacctccctcccctctctaatcCGCAACTTCCCAAAAAACCCTGCCTTGGGATAGATGGTGATCAGGGAGCAGCAGATGTTGTAGCCGATTCAGGAGTGAGGGGCCTATATCTAATTGCCCTGGCCTTGCCCAAAGACTTAGTGgacgagctccatcttgcaggcactgcggaactgggaaagcatcgacagagctctcagcttccccaggagctcattccaccaggtcatggTCAGGcgtacagaaaaggccctggcctgggttgagaccCAGACGTACCTCTTCTGGACCAGGGAACAACAACAAGTTTTCACTCACCGAGTGAAGAGCACTGCGGGGAGCATAGGAGGGAGGGTAAGTGGGCCTGCAGATATGAGGGgctcagactgcagatggccttaaagtccagtaccagaaccttgaatctgacctGGGTTGcagctggcaaccaatacagctgcctcagcattggctggcTATGGGCCATCCATGGTGTTAATGTGaagaccctagcaactgcattttgcaccagcttgCAATTTCCAGGCCAAGGACAAGGAAAGGCcagcatacagcgagttacagaaatcctggAGGTGACCCATTGtacagatcactgtggccaagtgatctgaggacagatagtgcgctagtagccttgcctgatgaAGATGGATAAATGCCAGATTGGCTACcctcatgacctgggcctccatcaataGAGAGGCTTCCAGAATCATACACAGGTGTCTGACATGCTCCCACCTCCAGTTTCATCTGGCAAGGTGAAATGCATATCCATTTTACTCCCTCCACTAGCAACTCCTGCATCCCATCATCCAGCAACCGCTCAATCTTGTCCCAGGTGAATCCCCCTCTCCTGGGGAATTTGGGCCTGCTGTTGGTGATGGGTAGAGGCATGCAGATTATGTTCTAAACATGGAAGACTTTGAAAACATTTGTCTGAATCTGATCCAACAGTATCCCAAGAATGATTCATTAAGAGTTTTATATGTCACATGCTCAGTCAAATTTAGTTATGATTGGGTCAGCAGTACAGGAGTGAAAATAAACATGGTAGAGAAACACTGACACAATGGAAACAGGAAAGAGGTTGCAAAACAAACTGACCAGGCCATGGACTTGCTGTTACCCATATGAAGTAAGTTAAATGACTTTCTCAAAGCCTACCAACATATTTTACCATAAGGTTCTCATCCTTAAATACAGGTGGAGCGGTAATTTCACGGCCTTCTCTTGGGAAGAAGATTTGTATCATCCTGTCCCGTTCCTCCCAACTGGCTTTGCGTAATACTCCGTTTGTTTCACGAACTACAATGAAACGTTCCTAAAATGAAAGGGAAAAGTAGAGTTGGAATTTTAATCATAGCTCTATTAATTCTTACTTATGAACTGCAGCAGAGTACTGAGTCTTAAGTTTGCACTCTGACCCATCATGCtacaaaatattaatttaacAAATGTAGCTATCCATCCTGAAACGAACTCAGCCCAAATAGGACTGCCATTTTagtcaggtaaaggtatcccctgtgcaagcaccgagtcatgtctgacccctggggtgacaccctccagcattttcttggcagactcaatacagggtggtttgccattcccttccccagtcattaccattttaccccccagcaagctgccagACAAAGAACTTAATTAAGGTTATATATCTTTATCATGCTCTTGGATTCTCAGCTAAAGGAATGGTAgaagtcaggaaggcctggaggatcactgtccatggggtcatgatgggtcagacacaactttgcacctaataacaacaacaatctttatCATAAAAATGGGATCCCCGAGATGCTGTGCTCCACACTCCTGCTGAGCCTATGAAGGTAGGAAAAATCCTTTTGCCTTGCTGAGATAGAAATCTAAAGGAATGAAATTCCCGGACTTGGAATCTTCCTCAGTCACACAACAaaactaaaatgaaataaaaggaatTCTAATAAATGCATACAATGAAAAGATAAAAGCGCACTAATTTGCGCCAATACATCCAATGAATTTAATCCCACAGATATGTTGCTTTATTGGAAGTATTTTCCACTAACATAGTGGTAAAGTCTCTTACTTCAGCAGTAGGGTACCTACAAAGAAAAGCACCACTATTAGTGTAAGAGATCTATGGGATCCAATCCTATATAATTTTTCTTCAGAAATCTTGTCTTTATGCATAACAAATAAATCTCAAATTACTAAATTGACCAATATTGCTTTAATCAAGCATCAGCCCTAATTCAAACCAATTTCTTGAAGCAAATGTATCTCAGGTCTGTATAAAACTACTGGACAAAAGCcacaaaaatactttaaaaatgaaataaagatcTACTTTGTGCCTGACTTGAAATATTTAGCCTACGTTCTTCCTATGTACCATTATGCATATCCTCCCATTTGGTACCATTTCCTTTACATTTGTGGTCTAGTACATATAACAAACTAAGGGAAATTGGCTGTTTCCTCTTCAAGTACAAGTACAGGTCTATTAGTGAAATTACAAATCAAGCAGTTTGAGGCTATCAGGTAAGTCAAGCTGAGAGCAACTAACAAGACTCACACGGTGCAGAGTATCATATGTTATGTCTGTAAAAACATATTTGTAAGGCTCAGCTCCATCAAGAATCTTGTCTTCTGATAAAACATCATTCACTGGTTCCCGTTCACTTAATACAGGAGGCATTTCCAGTCTCTCTCTGGCTTTCTCAACAGCATTCCTCATAgcctaaaaataaaagaaaagggGCTAATGGCAGTGAATCATTCAAGTCGCATGGGCACTTTAAAAGGAGCTCACCCACCATGGCAATAAGGCAGCCATGAAAAAAAGACACTGTCAGATCCTGACAACATCATTTCAAAGACAGAGATGTAAGTAATTATGTGTTATTAACAGCATTAAAATTTCAGaagtattttttattgttttctttgcatttttaataaaagtgCTACATTTCTAATACGGCAACATCAAAACTTAACAACTGTTCCAAGCATTCGTGAAAAATACCAAATGCATACATTTTAGAGATTATAATtaaactggctggcccttgcctAGATGGGAACTTTCAGGAAAAGTAGAggtatatttattgatttatttattttatttatataccgccctccccggaggctcgggcACTTTAAAAGGAGTAAAAGGAGTACTTCCCACTGAAtcccaagaaaataaaaaggcTGACATGGGCTCAAAAATGCTCTAGAAGTGTCAGGTAAAGGAAAAATGAGTTTGAAGAAAAATGACCCAGCTCAAGTCCTCAAGAGGAAAGTGTCTTGGAGAGGAAGATTCTTTGGGTGACAGTGAGAATAACAAACTGCTGACGCTGCCCACGATTCCTTACAGGCCTCAGCTTGTACACCGTCTATTACTAACTTCTATTCACAAAAGTACTTGTTTAGATGTTTCAGGACTGCAAATTCAGAAAATAAAAACTCCTTTTTGTTCTCTGATTGTTGTAACTGATTGATACAAAAAACAAAATTTTTGTTTGCAAACACAAACAAATGAGAGGAAAAATGGCAACTTTCCCATTATCACAGGTCCAGAAGACACTGGATTTTACTCAAGTACTTGACTGCATCTGGATCAATATGAGAGTCCCTGGTAATTTCTGATTTGGAGGGTTGTTTCAAATTCGCTTTACATGTTATACGAACATAAAAATGGTtatgttgtattggtattttggataAATTTGACTGCTGATAAGGTAGTCAATGTTAGAATTCACACTGCTCATTCCACAGGCATACGGACTTCTGCCCATATAATACAACTGTTGCTACCTGCCTACAACAGCCTGAAATGCCAACTCTTGACTGAGCCATGGTTTATAAAAAGCTGATTCTAGAAGTATCCTGAAATGAAATATTTCTACAAGATTCATGATGTATACCTCCTCCAGTTGCAATTTTGTCATGAGCTTATACTTTGGAGGTTCAAGTTCCTTTTTTATGGGTTTAAACACCTTCTGGAGGTTCAGCCCTGTCATCTGGTACAGCAGGCTTTGAACTCTTTCATCCATGAAACTAGGCTTCTTAATGTTAGATTCGGTTTCATCTGAAAAACAAGGATTTAGTCCAAACTGCAGGAAAGGAGGAAATGTGATTGTTCAAatatttataaaaacaaaagatTAAGGCAAAACAAATATAGCTTTAAACAGTAATAATCAATTCAAGCAATTGCCCACTGCAAGTGTTTTGCAGAAGATTAAAAATAGCATTGAAAGCCAACAATGTATCAATGTTATACTGAAGGGAGGAGGAGACCAAAGAAAAATCtttccatacaataaaacatgtgCCATACTGGCAGACCactcactttttaaaacaggaggTGATTGCCCCCGACTGGGGGATATtcaaccaataggaaaaaggcagtgtGAGGactctgcccagcaactgctgacaaaACTGGACTGCCTTGTTTTGATGTAGAATATCCACCATGCTGAGAGAGGGCTATGTGACTacagctccttcaccaggcaaaTTGCCTTTGGCGAACTGCCTGTGCAAGGCCACGTCCTGGCCCCCAAGGATGGCTGCACAGGCAACCCCTTTGCCTAAGGGAGCACTGAGGGAGGTCAGCCATGGCAGTAGCTATGTTCCAGGCAAGCCCCAAGCAGCTTCTCCAGCGACAGATCATTGGCAGCCAAGCCCCTCAGTGGAACTCCTGCCATGCCGCATCTGCACCTCCTCCAGCAGTGATGACAACAAAGGGACCTGCTGCATTCTCTGCCACTCTTGGACAGGTGGCCAGGCTCCCAGCTCACATATGAAGAAGCACACCCCCTCTGTCTTCTAGGGGTTGCTCTTCTCTGGAAAGAAGTGCCTTTACACCCTCAGCCTGCAAGGCTGCCCAAGGACAGTTGGAGACTTCCCAGCACACAACACTGAGAGCTGGTGAGCAACATCATCTTGGGGGATGAGTAGAGAGTGCACAACATATGAACGGACTGTGTGCACCCTGTTCCCTCCTGTCTTCCTGCCTTGCCTGGGCCtaccatcaacccccccccccccatcatcatcATTGTGACCAACAGTAAACATGACAGAGATTGCAGAAAACAAACTACACACAGAGGCACCACTTTCATTGAAAAAGCACATGCCTGTTCGCTTTTCTCCCTTCCACCTTTGTGTTGGCATCCACCTTGGGAATCTTCTCACCATCACCACTCCCTTTGGAGCACAGTTGAGAGCAGGACACTAAAAGTTTGGGTTTGGTCTTCAACTTGCTGGAAGTCCTGCCATTGTCTGGCTTCTTCCCTATCCGGAGCTTTGGCAACAAAGCTGGTGGAAGACCCACTGCTCCCAGGAATTTTCCCACCCACACTCAGCAGCGGTTTTCACCTTCTCCAAATGTGGAGATTGCAGGTTTTGTGCCTTTCTTTTGCTGTGCTGTATGTATAATTGTATGTGTGAGGGCAAGAGCACATGTGAGAAAGAGCAGATTGCCAGGGCAAAATTGTATTCTGCCACCAGATTCCTATTGGTTCACCCTCCCTATTTGCCTGTCTCTTTGTCCAGActgattcccacccccacccttcacacTCCCATTAAGCTTCTTGCTGGCTCAGATCCTAGCCCCAAGATTGCATTTTTTCACACCACAGACATTATTACGTCTCAAATAATTCTGAACACATAGCAACATGGAACCAAGGTAATTTCATAGGAATGTAGCCAAAATGCAACAGCTACATCCTAAACACAATGTGCAGAGTTATATGTGCTAACTGAGCATCCCTAACATTCCCTTTCTCAAATATGCTGGTCATAATCCTGCTTCTGGGGCCAGTTGAAAAAGCTTAAACCACACATGTGGAAGTGCTGCTGGCTCAGATGGaacaaatcatagaatccaaCTCAATATCTTTATATAACAAAAAAATTAAGTAGCCAATTTTATTGCTGGCTCATATGTCAAAGTTGATTGTTAGAAGAATACACAGTGAAATTATGCCTTACGTGTATGAATGGGCAATCATGGATCAGGCAATCTTTTAATTTGGTCAGAAAATGCCACGTACTTGTGTGTTTCTTAATCGCATATTTTCTATCACATCCTCAggaaaggcagactacaaataaAGGACATCAAATACCTTGCTTTAATTTCATCCTAGTTTCTACTGCCTGATTTTTCTGTAGCTGAGACTATTCATTCTGTTTCCTGTTGCCTGAATAGAAGGTGCACAGCCAATCTGAACAAACTACAAAAAACATTTTGCATAACCACAGACGGAGTGCTCTTTAAGGGAGCAGAAACTCGCAACGGGAGCGTAAGTTATAGGCGGGATGAGCCCGTCTGATCGAACAGGGCGGCTTCCCCATAGCCGAGTGTCCGCAcgctttcttcttcctcctggcaAGGCTGCTTTCAACATGCATACAAAAGAAAAGACTCACCCGCCTccgagccctggcagagctgccgCCGTCCCCATGCGGCTCGGCTCAAGCACCACCATCTTGGGGCAAGAGACACTACAAAAGGCCGCCCGCTCTGTAAGCATCGGGTTACTCCCAGCGCCGCCATCATTCATTGACCCAGAAGAGCTTCCGTGGCTTCCGGAAGTCCGCGCATGGTATGCTGGGTAACGTAGTTTTGAAGTCAGTCGTCCTCTTCGACCGACTGTTGTGGCTGGAGGAGCTCTTTCTGGTACCTGATCCAGCCATTGATGATCTGCTTGTATTAGTGAAAAATGAGAGCGGGATTTTTTTGGCTTCTTGCTGTAGTTGTTAAAAATTAAACTAAAGTTTGTTTATCCCAGAAAGGGTTCAAGAAATATATTAAGACTACAGAGCAGAACGAAAAAGGAACAACGGCAAAATAAAGCTGCGGCTGCcgcaaaataaataagtaaatcagAATCCCCGCTCCAATAGACTACCttttgtgtgtgaaagagaaaCAGAGGGGTGCATTCAAATAAAAACCTAATTTAgcaacaaacaacaacagcaacaaagaaaATTGAATTATTTTAATGCGGTGAAGCTGGCTGCTTGAACAAGGCTACCCTTTGCCAGTTTGGGTTTTTTACATTCTTGCTTTTTTACATTTGCGGCTGTTCTCACATATAAGAGGAAATGCAATACGTAAATGTCTTGCTCTGATAGGTCTTGATTTGGGTGCCCAGTt is a genomic window of Paroedura picta isolate Pp20150507F chromosome 8, Ppicta_v3.0, whole genome shotgun sequence containing:
- the MRPS22 gene encoding small ribosomal subunit protein mS22, with translation MMAALGVTRCLQSGRPFVVSLAPRWWCLSRAAWGRRQLCQGSEADETESNIKKPSFMDERVQSLLYQMTGLNLQKVFKPIKKELEPPKYKLMTKLQLEEAMRNAVEKARERLEMPPVLSEREPVNDVLSEDKILDGAEPYKYVFTDITYDTLHRERFIVVRETNGVLRKASWEERDRMIQIFFPREGREITAPPVFKDENLMEVFRQDRHEELLDRCLIQFEPDSPDYIRIHHRTYEDIDKHVKYDHLRSTRHFGGMVWYLVNMKRTDGLLIDLIQRDLLDDATSLITLYHMLYPDCQSAREAQEHDLKGLDLIKAFVKTEVQRAGYIELALQVYQENLPQSEVS